The nucleotide window CGGCGGTGAGCCCGAGCAGGCCCACGACCACGAACGGGAGGTTGGACAGGACGTCGAGGCCGTTGGGGATGCCGAGCAGCGTGCGCCGGTCGGCGAACTGATGGAAGGCGGGGTCCTGATGGATCGGCGGCACGAGCAGGAACACGCCGGCCACGACGAGACCCGCGGCGCCCGCCAGCGCGCCCGGCCCGATTCCCCGTGAACCCGTCTTCATCCCCATCTCACGCGGACCTCTCCGTCCCCCGGGTATCATGACGCGGGCCCATCAACGAGGCGACCCATGAACCGCTTCACCCGCACCGATGCACTGCACATCGGCACCCAGCTCGGGATCGACTGGCGGCGCGTGGACGTGGATGAGTTCACCGCCGGCCTGAACGTCGAGCTCGAGCACGGGCAGCGCGATCCGGCGACCGACGTGACGCACGACGACCCGCTCGTCACCGGGAAGATCGCCCTGGCACACCTGAACGAGCTACCCGACTACTACACGCGGCTGGCCAGGATCGAAGCGGAAGCGGTCTCGTAGCCCCCGCCCCTGCGGGCTACATTCCCGGCATGGAGAACCTCCTGGCCGGGGAAGCATCGGCGTACCTCCGCTCGGCGGCGCACCAGCCGGTGCACTGGCTGCCCTGGGGGGACGCGGCGTTCGCCCGCGCCCGCGCCGAAGACAAGCCCATCCTGCTCGATATCGGCGCGGTGTGGTGCCACTGGTGCCACGTGATGGACCGCGAGTCGTACGAGAACCCGAAGCTCGCCGAGCTGATCAACGAGAAGTTCGTCGCCATCAAGGTGGACCGCGACGAGCGCCCCGACGTGGACAGCCGCTACCAGGCGGCGGTGCAGGCCATCAGCGGGCAGGGGGGCTGGCCGCTGACCGTGTTCCTCACGCCGGAAGGCAAACCGTTCTACGGTGGAACGTACTTTCCTCCCGCCGACCACTACGGCCGCCCGGGCTTCGAGCGCGTCCTGCTGGCGATCGCGGACGCCTTCCACAACAAGCACGACGAGGTGAAGCAGTCGGCCGAGCAGTTGCTCTCGGTGATGTCGCAGGCGGAGACGTTCGCCGGGCGCTCGAAAGATTTTTCGCCGGCGGTCGTCGACGCCATCGTGCGCTCGGCGGAGAAGATGTACGACGCGCAGAACGGCGGCTTCGGCTCCGCGCCGAAGTTCCCGCATCCGGCGGCGGTCGAGCTGCTGCTCGACCGCTACGCGCGCGGCGAGACGAAGCTGCGCGACATCCTGATGGGCACGCTGGTGCGCATGGCGCAGGGCGGCGTGTACGACCAGATCGCCGGCGGCTTCCACCGCTACTCGGTGGACGCGCAGTGGATCGTGCCGCACTTCGAGAAGATGTCGTACGACAACTCGGAGCTGCTGAAGAACTACGTGCACGGCTACCAGGCGCTGAACGAGCCGTTCTTCGCAGCGGTCGCGCAGGACATCATCCGCTGGATGGACGCGTGGCTCTCGGACCGGGAGCGCGGCGGATTTTACGGGTCGCAGGACGCCGACATCTCGCTCGACGACGACGGCGACCATTTCACCTGGACGCTGGCGGAGGCGCAGGAGGTGCTGCGCGGCGACGAGCTGGCGGTCGCGGCGCTGCGCTACGACATCAACGAGACCGGCGAGATGCATCACAACCCGGCGAAGAACGTCTTGTACGTGGACGCGTCGCTTGACCAGATCGCGGAGAAGCTGGCGAAGACGCGCGAGCAGGTGGCGGAGATCCTGGAGCGTGCCAAGCAGAAGATGTATGAAGCGAGGACGAAGCGCCCGATCCCGTACATCGACAAGACGGTGTACACGAACTGGAACGCGCTGTGCATCTCGGCGTACCTGGGCGCGTCGCGCATCCTCATGCTCGACGACGCGAAGCACTTCGCGCTGCGCTCGCTCGACCGCATCCTGGCGGAGGCGTGGTCGAACTCGGGCGGGCTCGCGCACGTGGTGGCGTACTCCGATCCGGCGGCGCCGAAGCGGCATGTTCCGGGAATGCTGGACGACCACGCGTTCACGGTGAGCGCGTGCCTCGACGCCTACGAGGCGACCGCGGACCTGAGCTACTTCAACTTCGCGCGCAAGATCGCCGGCCGCATGGTGGAGAAGTTCTTCGACCCCGTGGGCGGCGGATTCTTCGACACCGCGACGGGCGAGCAGGGCGCGCTCGGCGCGCTCAGCACGCGCCGGAAGCCGTTCCAGGATTCGCCGACTCCCGCCGGCGACCCGGCGGCGGCCATCGCTCTGCTGCGGCTGCACGCGTACACCAACGAGGCGAGCGATCGGGACAACGCTGAAGCGACACTTGAGGTATTCGCCGGAATCGCCGAGCAGTACGGCATCTTCGCCGGGACGTACGGGGTGGCGTCGGTGCTGTTCTCGGAGCCGCATACGCTGGTCGTGGTGATCGGGGAGGACCAGCGCGCGCTGGAACTGGAAGCGGCGGCGCTGGCGCCGTTCGCGTTGAACAAGTCGGTGGTACGGATCGCGCACAACGAGGTCGTGCCGCAGAACCTGCCGCCGGCGCTGGCGGAAACGGTGGCGAACCTGCCGGCAGTGAAGGAGTCGCGCAGCGTGGCGGTCGTCTGCTCGAACTTCACGTGCCGCCCGCCGATCGGAGAGCCGGACGAACTGGAGCGGGTGCTGCGGGAGACACTCGCAAGCAGGTAAGTCAAAGTCAAAGGCCGCGGCCGAGGGCGGCCGCGCCACAGAGAACCCAGGTGACGGCGGTCACTGCGGCACGCTGACAAGTTCTGCATCCTCGATGATGGCGAACCATCGAATCTCCCAGGAGAAGCCATCATGACGACAGCGACCCAACATACCTTCCGCACGAACATCGACATCCCCGAGAAGCAGCGGCACGAGATCATCGAGCTTCTGAACCAGCGGCTGGCGGACGCCGCGGACCTGAAGTCGCAGACCAAGTACGCGCACTGGAACGTGAAGGGCATGCACTTCCAGCAGTTGCACGAGCTGTTCGACGAGATCGCGGCGCACCTCGAGGCGCACACCGACCTGATCGCCGAGCGCATCACGGCGCTGGGCGGGGTGGCGCGCGGCACGGTGCGCCAGGCGGCGGCGGATTCGAACCTGCCGGAGTACCAGCTCGAGGCGGTGGACGGCGAGGAACACGTCTCGGCACTGGTGACGCGGCTGGGCAAGTTCGCGAACGAGATCCGCGCGGGCATCGACGCGGCCGACCGCCAGAACGACAAGGCGACCGCCGACCTGCTGACCGAGGTCGTGCGCGAGGCCGACAAGGACCTGTGGTTCCTCGAGGCGCACCTGCAGCACTAGATGAAAACAGGAGGAGAGGAGGAGAGGAGGAATTCTCTTCTTCTTTTTCCGGATCATGCGCCGGCGAAAGCCGGCGCTTTGTTCTTGTGCCGTCGGCGAAAGCCGACTCGCAGTCTCACTGCGCATGCTCCCAGGGCTTACGCCCTGGGCTAACGAATACCGTCCTTCGGACTGGCTTCGTTGCGCCTGCGGCTCGCTTCCCGGAGCCAGCGTTCGTCGCACACCGAGGTTCAGTTCCGCGCAGCGGGACGGCATTCGTTAGCCCAGCACGTCAGTGCCGGGTGCGAAGCAGGGAGAAGATGAGTCGGCTTTAGCCGACGGCACGCCTCCGATAGAATGCTGCCCTTGCCCGGAGGGACCTGTGGACCAGAACGAAGTCTTCCAGCCACCGAAGGAGTTCGCCGAGAAGGCCGCGATCCGCTCGATGGCGGAGTACGAGCGCCTGTACCAGGCCGCAGCCGACGATCCGGAAAAGTTCTGGGGCGAGCAGGCGGAGCAGCTCGCGTGGTTCACCAAGTGGACGAAGGTGCTCGACTGGACGAACCCGCCGTTCGCGAAGTGGTTCGCCGGTGGCACGCTCAACGTCGCGTACAACTGCCTCGACCGTCACCTGGGGACGTGGCGGCGGAACAAGGCGGCGATCATCTGGGAAGGCGAGAACTTCGAGCAGCGCATCCTGACGTACATCGAGCTGCACCGCAAGGTCGCGAAGCTGGCGAACGCGCTGAAGAAGCTGGGGTGCAAGAAGGGCGACCGCTCGATCATCTACATGCCGATGATCCCGGAGGCGGCGGTCGCGATGCTGGCGTGCGCGCGCCTCGGCATCACGCATTCGGTGGTGTTCGGGGGGTTCTCGGCGGAGGCGCTGAAGACGCGCATCCAGGACCTGCAGGCGTCGCTGGTGCTGACGGCGGACGCCAGCCTGCGGCGCGGCAAGGAAGTGCTGCTGAAGCAGAACGTGGACGAGGCTCTCCAGGACTGCCCTTCGGTGAAGCACGTGGTCGTGTACAAGCGGCTGGGGCGGCTGATCGAGATGCGCGAGGGCCGCGACCACTGGTGGGACGACCTCACGCTCGGCATCAGCGAGACCTGCGAGCCGGAGAAGCTCGACAGCGAGCATCCGCTGTTCGTGCTGTACACCTCGGGCACGACCGGCAAGCCGAAGGGCGTGGTGCACACCACGGGCGGCTACCTGACGCAGGTGGTGGCGACGATGAAATGGGTGTTCGACCTCAAGGACGAGGACACCTACTGGTGCACGGCGGACATCGGGTGGGTGACCGGGCACAGCTACATCGTGTACGGGCCGCTGGCGGCTGGGACGAGCGTGCTGATGTACGAAGGCGCGCCGGACTGGCCGAAGCCCGACCGCTTCTGGCGGATCATCGAGAAGTACCGCGTCACCATCTTCTATACGTCGCCAACGGCGATCCGCGCGTTCATCCGGATGGGCGACGAGTGGCCGAACGGTCGCGACCTCTCGTCGCTGCGGCTGATCGGCTCGGTCGGCGAGCCCATCAATCCGGCGGCGTGGAAGTGGTACCACAAGACCATCGGGAAGGAGCGCTGCCCGATCGTCGACACGTGGTGGCAGACCGAGACTGGCTCCATCCTTATTTCTCCGATCCCGGGCGCGACGCCGACCAAGCCCGGCTCGGCGACCAGGCCCCTGCCGGGAGTGGCCGCCGAACTGGTGGACGACGCCGGCAAGCCGGTGAAGAGCGGCA belongs to Terriglobales bacterium and includes:
- a CDS encoding DUF5661 family protein; this translates as MNRFTRTDALHIGTQLGIDWRRVDVDEFTAGLNVELEHGQRDPATDVTHDDPLVTGKIALAHLNELPDYYTRLARIEAEAVS
- a CDS encoding thioredoxin domain-containing protein, with protein sequence MENLLAGEASAYLRSAAHQPVHWLPWGDAAFARARAEDKPILLDIGAVWCHWCHVMDRESYENPKLAELINEKFVAIKVDRDERPDVDSRYQAAVQAISGQGGWPLTVFLTPEGKPFYGGTYFPPADHYGRPGFERVLLAIADAFHNKHDEVKQSAEQLLSVMSQAETFAGRSKDFSPAVVDAIVRSAEKMYDAQNGGFGSAPKFPHPAAVELLLDRYARGETKLRDILMGTLVRMAQGGVYDQIAGGFHRYSVDAQWIVPHFEKMSYDNSELLKNYVHGYQALNEPFFAAVAQDIIRWMDAWLSDRERGGFYGSQDADISLDDDGDHFTWTLAEAQEVLRGDELAVAALRYDINETGEMHHNPAKNVLYVDASLDQIAEKLAKTREQVAEILERAKQKMYEARTKRPIPYIDKTVYTNWNALCISAYLGASRILMLDDAKHFALRSLDRILAEAWSNSGGLAHVVAYSDPAAPKRHVPGMLDDHAFTVSACLDAYEATADLSYFNFARKIAGRMVEKFFDPVGGGFFDTATGEQGALGALSTRRKPFQDSPTPAGDPAAAIALLRLHAYTNEASDRDNAEATLEVFAGIAEQYGIFAGTYGVASVLFSEPHTLVVVIGEDQRALELEAAALAPFALNKSVVRIAHNEVVPQNLPPALAETVANLPAVKESRSVAVVCSNFTCRPPIGEPDELERVLRETLASR
- the dps gene encoding DNA starvation/stationary phase protection protein Dps, with product MTTATQHTFRTNIDIPEKQRHEIIELLNQRLADAADLKSQTKYAHWNVKGMHFQQLHELFDEIAAHLEAHTDLIAERITALGGVARGTVRQAAADSNLPEYQLEAVDGEEHVSALVTRLGKFANEIRAGIDAADRQNDKATADLLTEVVREADKDLWFLEAHLQH
- the acs gene encoding acetate--CoA ligase, which gives rise to MDQNEVFQPPKEFAEKAAIRSMAEYERLYQAAADDPEKFWGEQAEQLAWFTKWTKVLDWTNPPFAKWFAGGTLNVAYNCLDRHLGTWRRNKAAIIWEGENFEQRILTYIELHRKVAKLANALKKLGCKKGDRSIIYMPMIPEAAVAMLACARLGITHSVVFGGFSAEALKTRIQDLQASLVLTADASLRRGKEVLLKQNVDEALQDCPSVKHVVVYKRLGRLIEMREGRDHWWDDLTLGISETCEPEKLDSEHPLFVLYTSGTTGKPKGVVHTTGGYLTQVVATMKWVFDLKDEDTYWCTADIGWVTGHSYIVYGPLAAGTSVLMYEGAPDWPKPDRFWRIIEKYRVTIFYTSPTAIRAFIRMGDEWPNGRDLSSLRLIGSVGEPINPAAWKWYHKTIGKERCPIVDTWWQTETGSILISPIPGATPTKPGSATRPLPGVAAELVDDAGKPVKSGKGYLTISKPWPSIMRTIYGDPERFQENYWSRFPGRYFAGDAATLDDDGYIWILGRVDDVINVSGHRLSTMEIESALVKHKAVAEAAVVGAPHELKGQAVHAYVTLKKEVEPSDAMGDELREWVAREIGSLARPERVHFVAALPKTRSGKIMRRLLREIVTSHRVEGDTTTLEDYNVILQLSQQGKEEEEILGGKKG